Proteins found in one Onychomys torridus chromosome 21, mOncTor1.1, whole genome shotgun sequence genomic segment:
- the Cad gene encoding CAD protein isoform X2, with translation MAALVLEDGSVLQGRPFGAAVSTAGEVVFQTGMVGYPEALTDPSYKAQILVLTYPLIGNYGIPSDEEDEFGLSKWFESSEIHVAGLVVGECCPTPSHWSATCTLHEWLQQRGIPGLQGVDTRELTKKLREQGSLLGKLVQSGTEPSTLPFVDPNARPLAPEVSIKTPRVFNAGGAPRIFALDCGLKYNQIRCLCQLGAEVTVVPWDHELDSQKYDGLFLSNGPGDPASYPGVVATLSRVLSEPNPRPVFGICLGHQLLALAIGAKTYKMRYGNRGHNQPCLLVGTGRCFLTSQNHGFAVDADSLPAGWVPLFTNANDCTNEGIVHDSLPFFSVQFHPEHRAGPSDMELLFDIFLETVREAVAGNPGGQTVRERLAQRLCPPGLLIPGSGLPPPRKVLILGSGGLSIGQAGEFDYSGSQAIKALKEENIQTLLINPNIATVQTSQGLADKVYFLPITPHYVTQVIRNERPDGVLLTFGGQTALNCGVELTKAGVLARYGVRVLGTPVETIELTEDRRAFAAMMAEIGEHVAPSEAANSLEQAQAAAERLGYPVLVRAAFALGGLGSGFASTKEELSALVAPAFAHTSQVLIDKSLKGWKEIEYEVVRDAYGNCVTVCNMENLDPLGIHTGESIVVAPSQTLNDREYQLLRRTAIKVTQHLGIVGECNVQYALNPESEQYYIIEVNARLSRSSALASKATGYPLAYVAAKLALGIPLPELRNSVTGGTAAFEPSLDYCVVKIPRWDLSKFLRVSTKIGSCMKSVGEVMGIGRSFEEAFQKALRMVDENCVGFDHTVKPVSDVELETPTDKRIFVVAAALWAGYSVERLYELTRIDCWFLHRMKRIVTHAQLLEQHRGQPLPQDLLHQAKCLGFSDKQIALAVLSTELAVRKLRQELGICPAVKQIDTVAAEWPAQTNYLYLTYWGNTHDLDFRTPHVLVLGSGVYRIGSSVEFDWCAVGCIQQLRKMGYKTIMVNYNPETVSTDYDMCDRLYFDEISFEVVMDIYELENPEGVILSMGGQLPNNMAMALHRQQCRVLGTSPEAIDSAENRFKFSRLLDTIGISQPQWRELSDLESARQFCQTVGYPCVVRPSYVLSGAAMNVAYTDGDLERFLSSAAAVSKEHPVVISKFIQEAKEIDVDAVACDGIVSAIAISEHVENAGVHSGDATLVTPPQDITPKTLERIKAIVHAVGQELQVTGPFNLQLIAKDDQLKVIECNVRVSRSFPFVSKTLGVDLVALATRIIMGEKVEPVGLMTGSGVVGVKVPQFSFSRLAGADVVLGVEMTSTGEVAGFGESRCEAYLKAMLSTGFKIPKKNILLTIGSYKNKSELLPTVRLLESLGYSLYASLGTADFYTEHGVKVTAVDWHFEEAVDGECPPQRSILDQLAENHFELVINLSMRGAGGRRLSSFVTKGYRTRRLAADFSVPLIIDIKCTKLFVEALGQIGPAPPLKVHVDCMTSQKLVRLPGLIDVHVHLREPGGTHKEDFASGTAAALAGGVTMVCAMPNTRPPIIDAPALALAQKLAEAGARCDFALFLGASSENAGTLGAVAGSAAGLKLYLNETFSELRLDSVAQWMEHFETWPSHLPIVAHAERQSVAAVLMVAQLTQRPVHICHVARKEEILLIKTAKAQGLPVTCEVAPHHLFLNREDLERLGPGKGEVRPELGSREDMEALWENMAVIDCFASDHAPHTLEEKCGPKPPPGFPGLETMLPLLLTAVSEGRLSLDDVLQRLHHNPRRIFHLPPQEDTYVEVDLEHEWTIPSHMPFSKARWTPFEGQKVKGTIRRVVLRGEVAYIDGQVLVPPGYGQDVRKWPQGAVPQPPPSAPASTEITTTPERPRRVIPGLPDGRFHLPPRIHRASDPGLPAMYLRPGAGISWGSRAWAEEPKEKPPRKIVEIELMGTPEGSCHPAPPVPRQASPQNLGSSGLLHPQTSPLLHSLVGQHILSVKQFTKDQMSHLFNVAHTLRMMVQKERSLDILKGKVMASMFYEVSTRTSSSFAAAMARLGGAVLSFSEATSSVQKGESLADSVQTMSCYADVVVLRHPQPGAVELAAKHCRRPVINAGDGVGEHPTQALLDIFTIREELGTVNGMTVTMVGDLKHGRTVHSLACLLTQYRVSLRYVAPPSLRMPPSVRDFVASRGTKQEEFESIEEALPDTDVLYMTRIQKERFGSAQEYEACFGQFVLTPHIMTRAKKKMVVMHPMPRVNEISVEVDSDPRAAYFRQAENGMYIRMALLATVLGRF, from the exons tggtttgaatccTCGGAGATCCACGTGGCAGGACTGGTGGTGGGAGAATGCTGTCCCACGCCCAGCCACTGGAGTGCCACCTGCACCCTTCATGAATGGCTGCAACAGCGTGGCATTCCTGGCCTGCAAG GAGTGGACACTCGGGAGCTGACCAAGAAGCTTCGGGAACAAGGGTCTCTTTTGGGGAAGCTGGTCCAGAGTGGGACAGAACCTTCAACCCTGCCCTTCGTGGACCCCAATGCCAGGCCCCTGGCACCAGAGGTCTCCATTAAG ACTCCGAGGGTATTCAATGCAGGGGGTGCCCCTCGGATCTTTGCTCTGGACTGTGGCCTCAAGTATAATCAGATCCGATGTCTCTGCCAGCTTGGGGCTGAGGTGACTGTGGTTCCCTGGGACCACGAATTAGACAGTCAGA AATACGACGGTCTCTTCCTAAGTAATGGACCTGGTGATCCTGCCTCTTATCCTGGTGTGGTCGCCACACTGAGTCGCGTCTTGTCTGAGCCTAATCCCCGACCTGTGTTCGGAATCTGCCTTGGACACCAGCTGTTGGCTTTAGCCATTGGGGCCAAAACTTATAAAATGAG ATACGGAAACCGAGGCCACAACCAGCCCTGTTTACTGGTGGGCACCGGGCGCTGTTTTCTGACGTCCCAGAATCACGGCTTTGCCGTGGATGCAGACTCGCTGCCGGCAGGCTGGGTTCCTCTCTTCACCAACGCCAATGACTGTACCAACGAAGGCATTGTACACGACAGCCTGCCCTTTTTCAG TGTCCAGTTCCACCCAGAGCACCGAGCTGGCCCTTCAGATATGGAACTGCTCTTTGATATATTTCTGGAAACCGTGAGAGAGGCTGTAGCTGGGAACCCCGGGGGCCAGACAG tcagagaGCGGTTGGCCCAGCGCCTCTGCCCCCCTGGGCTTCTCATTCCTGGTTCTGGGCTTCCTCCACCGCGGAAGGTTCTGATCCTGGGCTCCGGGGGCCTCTCCATTGGCCAAGCTGGAGAATTTGACTACTCGGGTTCCCAG GCGATTAAAGCCCTGAAGGAAGAGAACATCCAGACATTGCTGATCAACCCCAACATTGCCACAGTGCAGACCTCTCAGGGGCTGGCAGACAAGGTCTATTTCCTTCCCATAACACCTCACTACGTAACTCAG GTGATTCGTAACGAACGCCCGGATGGTGTGTTACTGACTTTTGGAGGCCAGACAGCCCTGAACTGCGGTGTGGAGCTGACCAAAGCCGGGGTACTGGCTCGGTATGGGGTCCGGGTCTTGGGTACCCCCGTGGAAACCATTGAACTGACTGAGGACCGACGAGCCTTTGCTGCCATGATGGCTGAGATCGGAGAGCACGTGGCCCCCAGTGAAGCGGCAAATTCTCTTGAACAG GCTCAGGCAGCTGCTGAGCGACTGGGCTACCCTGTGCTGGTGCGTGCAGCCTTTGCCCTGGGTGGCCTCGGTTCTGGCTTCGCTTCCACCAAAGAGGAACTCTCAGCTCTGGTGGCCCCAGCTTTCGCCCATACCAGCCAGGTGCTGATAGACAAGTCTCTAAAGGGCTGGAAGGAGATTGAATACGAGGTGGTGAGGGACGCGTATGGTAACTGTGTGACG GTATGTAACATGGAGAACTTAGACCCACTGGGCATCCACACCGGTGAGTCCATAGTGGTGGCTCCCAGCCAGACACTGAATGACCGAGAATACCAGCTTCTACGGCGGACAGCCATCAAGGTCACCCAGCACCTGGGGATCGTTGGGGAGTGTAACGTGCAGTACGCCTTGAACCCGGAGTCTGAGCAG TATTACATCATTGAAGTAAATGCCAGGCTCTCCCGCAGCTCTGCCCTGGCCAGTAAGGCCACAGGGTATCCTCTAGCCTATGTGGCAGCCAAGCTAGCGTTGGGCATTCCCCTGCCAGAGCTCag GAATTCTGTCACCGGGGGAACAGCAGCctttgagcccagcctggactactgtGTGGTAAAGATCCCTCGATGGGACCTCAGCAAGTTCCTGCGCGTCAGCACGAAGATTGGGAGCTGTATGAAGAGTGTTG GTGAAGTCATGGGCATTGGACGCTCATTTGAAGAGGCCTTCCAGAAGGCTCTGCGCATGGTGGATGAGAACTGTGTGGGCTTTGACCACACAGTGAAGCCAGTCAGTGATGTG GAGTTGGAGACACCAACGGATAAGCGGATCTTtgtggtggctgctgctctgtggGCTGGTTACTCCGTGGAGCGCCTGTACGAGCTCACTCGCATCGACTGCTGGTTCCTGCACCGGATGAAGCGCATCGTGACCCACGCCCAGTTGCTGGAACAACACCGTGGACAGCCTTTGCCCCAAGACCTGCTGCACCAGGCCAAGTGCCTTGGCTTCTCAGACAAACAGATTGCCCTTGCAGTCCTGAG TACAGAGCTGGCTGTTCGGAAGCTACGTCAGGAACTGGGCATCTGCCCAGCGGTGAAACAGATCGACACGGTTGCCGCTGAGTGGCCAGCGCAGACCAATTACCTGTACCTGACCTACTGGGGCAACACCCATGACCTCGACTTTCGAACGCCTCACGTCCTGGTGCTTGGCTCTGGCGTCTACCGGATCGGCTCCAGTGTCGAGTTCGATTGGTGTGCTGTAGGCTGTATCCAGCAGCTGCGGAAG ATGGGTTATAAGACCATCATGGTGAATTACAACCCAGAGACCGTCAGCACGGACTATGACATGTGTGACCGGCTCTACTTTGATGAGATCTCTTTTGAG GTCGTGATGGACATCTATGAGCTGGAGAACCCCGAAGGTGTGATCCTGTCCATGGGTGGGCAGCTGCCCAACAACATGGCCATGGCCTTGCATCGGCAACAATGCCGGGTCCTGGGCACCTCCCCGGAGGCCATCGATTCAGCCGAGAACCGATTCAAGTTCTCCCGGCTCCTAGATACCATCGGTATCAGCCAGCCTCAGTGGCGCGAGCTCAGTGACCTCGAG TCTGCTCGCCAGTTCTGCCAGACTGTGGGGTACCCCTGCGTGGTACGCCCCTCCTATGTGCTCAGCGGCGCTGCTATGAACGTGGCCTACACTGATGGGGACCTAGAACGTTTCCTGAGCAGTGCAGCAGCTGTCTCCAAGGAACACCCTGTGGTCATCTCCAAATTCATTCAGGAAGCAAAG GAGATCGATGTGGACGCTGTGGCCTGTGACGGCATCGTGTCGGCCATTGCCATCTCTGAGCATGTGGAGAATGCAGGTGTGCATTCAGGGGATGCCACGCTGGTGACCCCCCCACAGGACATCACCCCCAAAACTCTGGAGCGGATCAAGGCCATTGTGCATGCTGTGGGCCAGGAGCTACAGGTTACAGGGCCCTTCAATCTGCAGCTCATCGCCAAG GACGACCAGCTGAAGGTCATCGAATGCAATGTACGTGTCTCTCGCTCCTTTCCCTTCGTATCGAAGACGCTAGGTGTTGACCTAGTGGCCTTGGCCACGAGGATCATCATGGGAGAGAAGGTCGAACCCGTGGGGCTCATGACTGGCTCTGGAGTCGTGGGAGTAAAG GTGCCTCAATTCTCCTTCTCCCGCTTGGCTGGTGCTGACGTGGTGCTGGGCGTGGAGATGACCagtactggagaggtggctggctTTGGAGAGAGCCGCTGTGAGGCCTACCTCAAAGCTATGCTCAGCACCGGCTTTAAGATCCCAAAGAAGAACATCCTGTTGACCATTGGCAGCTACAAG AACAAAAGTGAGCTCCTCCCAACTGTGCGGTTGCTggagagcctgggctacagcctCTATGCCAGCCTGGGTACAGCTGACTTCTACACTGAGCACGGGGTCAAG GTAACAGCTGTGGACTGGCACTTTGAAGAGGCTGTGGATGGCGAGTGCCCACCCCAGCGGAGCATCTTGGATCAGCTGGCTGAGAATCACTTTGAGCTGGTGATTAACCTGTCGATGCGTGGGGCTGGGGGCCGCCGGCTCTCCTCCTTCGTCACCAAGGGCTACCGTACCCGGCGCCTGGCTGCCGATTTCTCCGTGCCCCTCATCATCGACATCAAGTGCACCAAACTCTTCGTGGAG GCCCTAGGTCAGATTGGCCCAGCCCCGCCTCTGAAAGTGCACGTAGACTGCATGACCTCCCAGAAGCTGGTGCGATTGCCTG GATTGATCGACGTCCACGTCCACCTTCGGGAACCGGGCGGGACACACAAAGAGGACTTCGCCTCAGGCACAGCCGCTGCCCTGGCTGGGGGTGTCACCATGGTGTGTGCCATGCCTAACACCCGGCCCCCTATCATTGACGCCCCTGCTCTGGCCCTGGCCCAGAAG CTGGCAGAGGCTGGTGCCCGCTGTGACTTTGCCCTGTTCCTTGGGGCCTCATCTGAGAACGCGGGGACTCTGGGTGCTGTGGCTGGGTCTGCAGCGGGGCTGAAACTCTACCTCAATGAAACCTTTTCTGAGCTACGGCTGGACAGCGTGGCCCAATGGATGGAG CATTTTGAAACCtggccttcccacctccccattGTGGCCCATGCAGAGCGGCAGAGTGTTGCCGCGGTCCTCATGGTGGCTCAGCTGACCCAGCGCCCAGTGCACATCTGTCACGTGGCTCGGAAGGAAGAG atccTGCTGATTAAAACTGCAAAGGCACAGGGCCTGCCGGTGACCTGTGAGGTTGCACCCCACCACCTCTTCCTAAACCGGGAAGACTTGGAGCGCCTGGGACCTGGGAAGGGAGAGGTCCGGCCGGAGCTTGGTTCCAGAGAGGATATGGAGGCTCTGTGGGAGAATATGGCTGTCATCGACTGCTTTGCCTCAGACCATG CCCCCCATACCTTGGAGGAGAAGTGTGGGCCCAAGCCCCCACCTGGCTTCCCCGGGCTGGAGACCATGTTGCCGCTGCTGCTGACGGCTGTGAGCGAGGGCCGGCTCAGTCTGGATGATGTCCTGCAGCGCTTACACCACAACCCCAGGCGGATCTTCCACCTGCCCCCACAGGAGGACACCTACGTGGAG GTGGATCTGGAGCATGAGTGGACAATCCCTAGCCACATGCCCTTCTCCAAGGCCCGCTGGACCCCGTTTGAAGGGCAGAAGGTGAAGGGGACCATCCGACGTGTGGTCTTACGAGGGGAGGTTGCTTACATCGATGGACAG GTGTTGGTGCCCCCAGGCTATGGACAGGATGTACGGAAGTGGCCTCAGGGCGCTGttccccagccccctccttcagctcctgcctccacagaAATAACCACG ACACCCGAGAGACCTCGGCGAGTCATCCCAGGCCTTCCCGACGGCCGCTTCCACTTGCCACCCCGAATCCACCGAGCCTCTGACCCAGGTTTGCCAG CTATGTACCTCCGCCCAGGAGCTGGGATCTCATGGGGCAGCCGAGCATGGG CTGAGGAACCCAAAGAGAAGCCACCCAGGAAGATAGTGGAGATAG AGCTGATGGGAACCCCTGAAGGCTCCTGCCACCCTGCACCACCAGTACCTAGACAGGCGTCACCTCAGAACCTGGGGTCTTCTGGCCTGCTGCACCCCCAAACTTCACCCCTGCTGCATTCGTTAGTGGGCCAACACATCCTGTCTGTCAAGCAGTTCACTAAGGATCAG ATGTCTCATCTGTTCAACGTGGCGCACACACTCCGGATGATGGTGCAGAAAGAGCGGAGCCTCGACATCCTAAAG GGGAAGGTCATGGCCTCCATGTTCTACGAGGTGAGCACCCGCACCAGCAGCTCCTTTGCGGCGGCCATGGCCCGGCTTGGGGGCGCTGTCCTCAGCTTCTCAGAAGCCACGTCCTCCGTCCAGAAGGGCGAATCCCTGGCCGACTCTGTGCAGACCATGAGTTGCTATGCTGATGTTGTTGTGCTCCGGCACCCTCAGCCTGGAGCTGTGGag CTGGCGGCCAAGCATTGTCGCAGACCCGTGATCAATGCCGGGGATGGAGTCGGCGAACACCCGACTCAGGCCCTGCTAGACATCTTCACCATCCGAGAAGAGCTGGGGACCGTCAACGGCATGACG GTCACCATGGTGGGTGACCTGAAACACGGGCGCACCGTGCACTCCCTGGCCTGCCTGCTGACCCAGTACCGCGTGAGCCTACGCTACGTGGCACCTCCCAGCCTCCGCATGCCGCCCAGTGTCCGGGACTTCGTGGCTTCTCGAGGCACCAAACAG GAGGAGTTCGAGAGCATTGAGGAGGCGCTGCCCGACACCGATGTGCTCTATATGACGCGCATCCAGAAAGAACGGTTTGGCTCTGCTCAGGAATATGAAGCC TGTTTTGGTCAATTCGTTCTCACTCCTCACATCATGACCCGGGCCAAGAAGAAGATGGTGGTGATGCATCCGATGCCCCGCGTCAATGAGATAAG CGTGGAGGTGGACTCCGACCCCCGGGCAGCCTACTTCCGCCAAGCCGAGAACGGCATGTATATCCGGATGGCGCTGCTTGCCACTGTGCTGGGCCGTTTCTAG